The proteins below are encoded in one region of bacterium:
- a CDS encoding DUF1328 domain-containing protein, which yields MLGWTLAFFVIAVIAAILGFSGIASAAAGIAKILFFIFLVLFVISLIAGAVRGRPPV from the coding sequence ATGTTGGGCTGGACGCTGGCGTTTTTCGTCATCGCGGTGATCGCGGCGATTCTTGGATTTTCCGGCATCGCGTCCGCGGCAGCGGGCATCGCCAAGATTCTCTTTTTCATCTTCCTCGTTTTGTTTGTGATTTCGCTGATCGCGGGCGCGGTTCGCGGCCGTCCGCCGGTGTAA
- a CDS encoding NAD(+)/NADH kinase has translation MKRIAIFVIRDRPEAGAAARELIGWLRAEGLTPLYHEELETHYGIPGGIGTDDIRKDAELVVVLGGDGSFLAAARMFHDRPVPILGVNFGLLGFLTETTIDELHAAVRRVIAGDYEIRERQMLKGAIETKNARTEFVALNEVVFSKVREARVIELDISVKGERMTSVRGDGIILATPTGTTAYNLSAGGPIVYPGLEATILTPICAHSLSFRPIVLPSFWEVRVELGRSTKQVLVTADGITIGPLDPGDHVTVVASKSRVEKVISPRLRYFEILRDKLGWGNKY, from the coding sequence ATGAAACGCATCGCCATCTTCGTCATCCGCGATCGTCCCGAGGCCGGCGCCGCCGCGCGCGAGCTCATCGGCTGGCTGCGTGCCGAGGGCCTGACGCCCCTCTACCACGAGGAGCTCGAGACGCATTACGGCATCCCCGGCGGCATCGGGACCGACGACATCCGCAAGGACGCGGAGCTGGTCGTCGTTCTCGGCGGCGACGGATCGTTTCTCGCCGCCGCCCGCATGTTTCACGACCGCCCCGTGCCGATCCTCGGCGTCAACTTCGGCCTCCTCGGATTCCTCACCGAAACGACCATCGACGAGCTCCACGCCGCGGTCCGCCGCGTCATCGCCGGCGACTACGAGATCCGCGAGCGCCAGATGCTCAAGGGCGCCATCGAAACGAAAAACGCGCGCACCGAGTTCGTCGCGCTCAACGAGGTCGTCTTTTCCAAGGTGCGCGAGGCCCGCGTCATCGAGCTCGACATCTCCGTGAAGGGCGAACGCATGACGAGCGTGCGTGGCGACGGCATCATCCTCGCCACGCCCACCGGCACCACCGCCTACAACCTCTCCGCCGGCGGGCCGATCGTTTATCCCGGCCTCGAGGCGACGATCCTCACGCCCATCTGCGCGCACAGCCTGTCCTTTCGCCCCATCGTCCTGCCGTCGTTCTGGGAGGTGCGCGTCGAGCTCGGCCGCTCCACCAAACAGGTCCTGGTCACCGCGGACGGCATCACCATCGGCCCCCTCGACCCGGGCGATCACGTCACCGTCGTGGCCTCCAAAAGCCGCGTCGAAAAGGTCATCAGCCCGCGCCTGCGCTATTTCGAAATCCTCCGCGACAAACTCGGCTGGGGGAACAAGTATTGA